From a single Bacillus pseudomycoides DSM 12442 genomic region:
- the arsC gene encoding arsenate reductase (thioredoxin), producing the protein MNNKKTIYFLCTGNSCRSQMAEAWGKKYLGDKWNVLSAGIEAHGVNPNAIRAMKEVDIDITNQTSDTIDPEILNNADLVVMLCGHANDVCPTTPPHVKRVHWGFDDPAGKEWSEFQRVRDEIGTRIKGFSETGE; encoded by the coding sequence TTGAATAACAAAAAAACAATTTACTTCTTATGTACAGGGAACTCTTGCCGTAGTCAAATGGCTGAAGCTTGGGGCAAAAAATATCTAGGTGACAAATGGAATGTGCTGTCAGCTGGTATTGAAGCACACGGTGTAAATCCAAATGCTATTAGAGCAATGAAAGAAGTAGATATTGATATTACTAACCAAACTTCTGATACTATTGATCCAGAAATTTTAAATAATGCAGATCTTGTTGTAATGCTTTGTGGTCACGCAAATGATGTATGTCCAACAACACCTCCACATGTAAAACGTGTTCATTGGGGATTTGACGACCCAGCAGGAAAAGAATGGTCTGAATTCCAAAGAGTACGTGATGAAATTGGCACGCGTATTAAAGGTTTTTCTGAAACAGGAGAATAA